From Flavobacterium alkalisoli, the proteins below share one genomic window:
- a CDS encoding fumarate reductase/succinate dehydrogenase flavoprotein subunit encodes MKLDSKIPEGHISEKWTKYKDHLKLVAPNNRPKIDVIVVGTGLAGASAAASLGEMGYNVKAFCFQDSPRRAHSIAAQGGINAAKNYQNDGDSVYRLFYDTIKGGDYRAREANVHRLAEVSGNIIDQCVAQGVPFARDYGGLLDNRSFGGTQVQRTFYAAGQTGQQLLLGAYSALSRQVGLGRVEMYNRHEMLDIVKVDGKARGIIARNLITGAIERHSAHAVIIASGGYGNVYFLSTNAMGSNVTAAWKIHKKGAYFANPCYVQIHPTCIPVHGTNQSKLTLMSESLRNSGRIWVPKKIEDAEAIRAGKLKPTQIAEEDRDYFLERRYPAFGNLVPRDVASRAAKERCDAGFGIEANDTNEGVYLDFSSEIISKGKQAAYASGNHHPSDEEVIKLGKAWLEEKYGNLFQMYQQITDENPYETPMKIYPAVHYTMGGVWVDYNLQSSIPGCFVAGEANFSDHGANRLGASALMQGLADGYFVIPYTVSDYLANDIRTGKISTDLPEFVEAENAVKAQIDGFLNNNGTKSVDHFHKRLGNIMWNKVGMARNEQGLKEAIAEIDALRAEFHKDVYVPGSANELNPELEKAIRVADFMELGQLMAMDALQRKESCGGHFREEYQDSEGETLRDDVNFNFVGAWEYGGSDINAETLHKEVLNYEYIKIAARNYK; translated from the coding sequence ATGAAGTTAGATTCTAAAATACCAGAAGGGCATATATCAGAAAAATGGACTAAATACAAAGACCATTTAAAGCTGGTTGCTCCAAACAACCGACCTAAAATTGATGTAATTGTTGTAGGAACAGGTCTTGCGGGAGCTTCTGCTGCTGCTTCACTTGGTGAAATGGGCTACAACGTAAAAGCTTTCTGTTTTCAGGATTCTCCACGCCGTGCACACTCAATCGCTGCACAGGGTGGTATTAATGCTGCTAAAAATTATCAAAACGACGGTGACAGTGTTTACAGGTTGTTTTACGATACAATTAAAGGAGGAGACTACAGGGCTCGTGAAGCAAACGTTCACCGCCTTGCCGAAGTTTCAGGAAATATTATAGACCAGTGTGTGGCTCAGGGTGTTCCGTTTGCACGTGATTACGGCGGACTTCTTGATAACCGTTCATTTGGTGGTACTCAGGTACAACGTACTTTTTATGCTGCAGGGCAAACAGGTCAGCAGCTTTTATTAGGTGCTTACTCTGCGCTTTCAAGACAGGTTGGTCTTGGTCGTGTTGAAATGTACAACCGCCACGAGATGCTTGACATCGTAAAAGTAGATGGTAAAGCTCGTGGTATCATTGCACGTAACCTTATTACAGGTGCAATTGAAAGACATTCTGCTCACGCGGTAATTATCGCATCGGGTGGTTATGGTAACGTATACTTCCTTTCTACAAATGCAATGGGAAGTAACGTAACTGCAGCCTGGAAGATCCACAAAAAAGGAGCTTACTTCGCTAACCCTTGTTATGTACAGATTCACCCAACATGTATACCGGTTCACGGAACAAACCAGTCTAAGCTTACGCTTATGTCTGAGTCACTTCGTAACTCAGGACGTATTTGGGTTCCTAAAAAGATAGAAGATGCTGAGGCTATCCGTGCAGGTAAATTAAAACCGACACAGATTGCTGAAGAAGACAGAGATTACTTCCTTGAAAGAAGATATCCTGCGTTTGGTAACCTTGTACCTCGCGACGTTGCATCGAGAGCTGCAAAAGAGCGTTGTGATGCCGGTTTTGGTATTGAGGCAAACGATACAAACGAAGGTGTTTACCTTGATTTCTCTTCAGAGATTATCAGTAAAGGTAAGCAGGCAGCTTATGCTTCAGGTAATCACCACCCTTCAGATGAAGAAGTAATTAAGCTTGGTAAAGCATGGTTAGAGGAGAAATATGGTAACCTTTTCCAGATGTACCAACAGATTACTGATGAGAACCCGTATGAAACCCCAATGAAAATCTATCCAGCGGTACACTATACCATGGGTGGTGTTTGGGTTGATTATAACCTACAAAGTTCAATTCCGGGATGTTTTGTTGCCGGTGAGGCAAACTTCTCAGATCACGGAGCTAACCGCTTAGGAGCTTCTGCACTTATGCAGGGTCTTGCTGATGGTTATTTTGTAATTCCTTACACTGTTTCTGATTATCTTGCAAACGATATCCGTACAGGTAAGATTTCTACAGACCTTCCTGAATTCGTTGAGGCTGAAAATGCTGTTAAAGCTCAGATTGACGGATTCCTTAATAATAACGGTACTAAATCGGTAGATCACTTCCACAAACGCCTTGGTAACATTATGTGGAACAAGGTAGGTATGGCTCGTAACGAGCAGGGCCTAAAAGAAGCGATTGCTGAGATTGATGCGCTTAGAGCTGAATTCCATAAGGATGTTTACGTTCCGGGATCTGCTAATGAGCTTAACCCTGAGCTTGAAAAAGCTATTCGTGTTGCCGACTTTATGGAACTGGGTCAGCTTATGGCTATGGATGCACTACAGCGTAAAGAGTCTTGTGGTGGTCACTTTAGAGAAGAATATCAGGATTCTGAAGGTGAAACACTTCGTGACGACGTTAACTTTAATTTCGTAGGTGCCTGGGAATATGGTGGCAGCGATATTAATGCAGAGACACTTCATAAAGAAGTTCTTAACTATGAGTATATTAAAATTGCCGCAAGGAACTACAAATAA